In Litorilinea aerophila, the genomic stretch CCGTGGCCTACCGGGTGCCCGGCGAGGCGGATGGCCTGGCAGGCCGGGAACTGTTTCTTTTCTTCCAGGGCGCGCTGCTGCTGTTGGTCTTCAACGGCGCCACCCTCTGGGCGCCCATCCACTCGGTGACGTCAGACCTGTACAACGGCACGCTGGAATACCTCTACAGCAGCCCCGGCTCTCGATACGCCTACTACGTGGGCACGGTCATCACAGAAGTGATCATTAACGGCATCCTCTTCTTTCCGTTTTATCTGTTCCTGGTCTTCTACGCCCAGGCCAGCCTGGTCAACATGGTGTTGATCCTGGTGGTCTGCGTCACCGTGTTGATCGCGCTGACGGCCATGGGCATCCTGATCGCGCTGCTGGCCCTGCTGTGGCGCCAGGTGGGCTCCATCGCCCAGGTGCTGGGGATCCTCTTTGAGTTCCTGGCCGGGGCCTATCTGCCCGTCTCCACCTTTCCGCCGGCCCTCCAGTACCTGGCCTACCTGTTGCCCTATACCTGGGGCTATGACCTGATCCGCTACTACACCTTCAACGGCCAGTGGACGACCCTGCGGCCGGTCTGGCAGGAGTGGCTGATCATCGGCGTCTACGCGGTGGTCTACACCCTCCTCTCCCGGCTGTTGCTGCGGCGGGCTGAAGTTCAGGCCAAACAGATGGGCCTGCACATCATTTGATGCTGCATATCATTTGATTTCACGTGATTTGATTTCGTGTGATTTCGTGCCTGCCCATGCTTTGCGGATATGGGCTGATGGGTTAGACTCTGCACCATGACCACGAATGCATCCTTTTCACTGCCTCGTTCTCTGGCGTTGGTTCTCCTGCTGGCGTGGCTGTTGGTACTCCTGGGTGGCTGTGGCCAGCTGGACCTGAGCATGGGGCCGCTGCTCTACGACGTCCGGGTGGCGCCCGACTTCATTACCCCCAATGCCGACGGCAACCAGGACGTCACCGAAATTCGCTACAGCCTGCGCCGCTCGGCCACGGTGAGCATCTACTTCGAAAACGAAGCCGGCCAGCGCTTCTACTTTCGCCAGGAACGGCGCCGTTCCCCGGGCGACTACAGCGTCCAGTGGGGCGGCGTGGTGGATGAGCCCCGCACGGTGGAAACCGACTACGGCACCCAGGAGATCCTGAGCCAGGTCCTGCCCGATGGCCGGTACCGCTGGGTCATCCAGGCCGTGGAAGATAACGGGCAACAGGCCACGGTGACCGGAGAGATCACCCTCCAGGATGCGGACACCCGGCTGCCCGAGCTCCACAACTTCGCCGTGGTGCCCCAGGTCTTCACCCCCAACCAGGACGGCATCGACGACCGGGTGAGCATCAGCTACTACCTGACCAAGGACGTGGAATCGGTCCTGGTCTACCTGGTGGACCCGGCGGAGCCGGACATTCGCTACTTCCTGGCCGAAAGCCCCAGCGTGGCCAAACCCACCGAGCAGGGCTATCACAGCTACGACTACGACGGCGGCGTGGACCTGAACGCGGAGCCCCCGCCGGATGGCGTCTACCAGGTGGTGGGCGAAGCCCGGGACCGGGCCGGGAACGCGGTGCGGGTCATCAGCCAGCTCACCATCCGAGAGGGCGGCAAACCCCGGGCCGATGTGGCCCAAGGCGAGATCGACTGGGTGGGGGAGATGAACCGCCAGGTGAGCATCCCCCTGGGCGAGAGGCTCTGCTTCCGGGCAGTGGTCCGCAACGAAGGGGTGGTGCCCATCCGCACCACAGGGCCCCAGCCCGGCCAGGAGTACCGGTTCAGCGAGAACTACAACACCCTGGCCGCCCAGGGCCACAAGGAGTGGTACAAACAGGCCGGCGCCTGGCGCTTCGGCATCAACTTCGAGACATCGGGCACCGATTTTCCCTTTCGCTGGGCCATCGGCCGGCCCGAAGATCTGGAACGGCGGGTGATCGACGGCCAGGAACAGTGGTATCTCCTGCCTGGCCAGGCCGGCGAGGTGAGCGGCTGCATCATCATGGATGAGCCGCCTCCCCTGGCCGCCACCCTCTGGTGGGGCGGCCTGATCCACGAAGATGTGGCGGTGGTCAACAACTACATCGACCGCATCTGGGTGGAAGTGGGCGTCCCCTGAGCGAAAACCATGCACATTGGGGTCATCCTGGTCAACTACAATACCCGGGAACTGCTGCGCCGCAGCCTGGCCAGTGTCTTTGCCTCCGCGGCGGCGGGCGGGTTGCCGTCGCCCCAGGTGGTGGTGGTGGACAACGCCAGCCAGGACGGCAGCGCCGCCATGGTGGCGGAATGCTTCCCCCAGGTGCGGCTGGTGGCCTCGCCCCAGAACCTGGGCTACACCCGGGGAAACAACCTGGGGTTGCGGCTCCTGGGCTTTGACATCCCCACAGAAGCCCCACTCCCGCCGACGCCGGCATCCACGCCGCCCCCGGACGCGGTGCTGCTGCTAAACCCCGATGCCGAGCTGGTGGAGGACGCCCTGGGCCAGCTGGCCGGGTTCCTCCAGCACACCCCCGACGCCGGTGCCTGTGGCGCCCACCTCCGCTACGGCGACGGCCGTTTTCAGCACGGCGCTTTTCGTTTCCCTTCCCTGGCCCAGGTGGCCCTGGACTTCTTCCCGTTGACCGGCCTGCCGGGAGCCCATCGCCTGCACCACAGCCGGCTCAATGGCCGCTATCCGGCGCGCCTCTGGCAGGGCCGGGCGCCTTTTCCGGTGGACTTCGTCCTGGGGGCCGCGTGGATGGTGCGGGGGGAAGCCCTTCGCACGGTGGGCGGCCTGGACGAAGGCTACTTCATGTACTGCGAGGAGATGGACTGGTGCCTGCGCCTGGCCCAGGCCGGCTGGCGCACCTACGCAGTGCCCACCGCGCGGGTCATCCACCACGAGGGGCAGAGCAGCCGCCAGGTGCGCTGGCACGCGTACGAGCAGCTCTGGCGTAGCCGTCTGCGCTTCTACCGGAAGCACCGGCAGCACTACCCGCCGGGCCATCTGGCCGCCGTATGGACGTTGGTGCGGCTGGGGCTCTGGTGGCGGCGACGCCAGATCCTGGGCGCGTTTGCCGCCGGCGAGCTGGACGGCAGCCAGACGGCGGCGGCCCTCTCTGCCTTCACCCACATTGTCAGGATGGGACAGCCATGACCGCAGAACTGGTTGCCGTCATCTTGACCCGGGACGAAGCCCGGCACATCGAGGCCTGCATCGCCAGCCTGGTGGACTGGGTGGATGCGGTGGTGGTGTGGGATTCGGGAAGCCAGGATGAAACCTGCGCCCTGGCCCGCCGGGCCGGCGCGCTGGTGGTCCAGCGCCCGTTCGACAACTACGCGGCCCAGCGACAGGCCGCGCTGGATACCATCGCGGCGCGCTGGATCTTGTTCGTGGATGCGGACGAGCGGGCCACGCCAGAGCTGG encodes the following:
- a CDS encoding ABC transporter permease, yielding MMDPSLSSTQVQGRTVAVATPPQAARWPTAGNIRSLSRPVPAWQITLATVIKGLQVARRYLPNLVGSFVQLALRVLFFLLIANSVAYRVPGEADGLAGRELFLFFQGALLLLVFNGATLWAPIHSVTSDLYNGTLEYLYSSPGSRYAYYVGTVITEVIINGILFFPFYLFLVFYAQASLVNMVLILVVCVTVLIALTAMGILIALLALLWRQVGSIAQVLGILFEFLAGAYLPVSTFPPALQYLAYLLPYTWGYDLIRYYTFNGQWTTLRPVWQEWLIIGVYAVVYTLLSRLLLRRAEVQAKQMGLHII
- a CDS encoding glycosyltransferase family 2 protein, whose translation is MHIGVILVNYNTRELLRRSLASVFASAAAGGLPSPQVVVVDNASQDGSAAMVAECFPQVRLVASPQNLGYTRGNNLGLRLLGFDIPTEAPLPPTPASTPPPDAVLLLNPDAELVEDALGQLAGFLQHTPDAGACGAHLRYGDGRFQHGAFRFPSLAQVALDFFPLTGLPGAHRLHHSRLNGRYPARLWQGRAPFPVDFVLGAAWMVRGEALRTVGGLDEGYFMYCEEMDWCLRLAQAGWRTYAVPTARVIHHEGQSSRQVRWHAYEQLWRSRLRFYRKHRQHYPPGHLAAVWTLVRLGLWWRRRQILGAFAAGELDGSQTAAALSAFTHIVRMGQP